One segment of Mycobacterium spongiae DNA contains the following:
- a CDS encoding PPE family protein, which translates to MDFGALPPEINSARMYAGAGAAPMLTAAAAWNDIAVELSTVASSFESVIVRLSTEGWMGPASLSMVAAAQPLLVWLSHTAESSALAAAQALASAAAFETAYATTVPPADVAANRELLAELTATNILGQNVSAIAATEARYGEMWAQDAAAMYGYAASSAVAGRLNPLARPSQVTNPAGLANQAAAVGQAAASGSAQQVALGNLISNLPDAALGLASPVAAAAQVPGLDTIIQDIDKMLGSLFVFNAFHGLGGIADYATASTSTAVFMMGGTDTVGHASGAAALGHTLPSAVIGGSRFSAALGTAPAVGRLTVPAGWSTAAPAMTAAAAVDGTSWAVPAEEGETIAMLGAPTAGAGVNGAGSGSGPRYGVKPTVMPRQFLV; encoded by the coding sequence GTGGATTTTGGAGCTCTTCCACCGGAGATCAACTCTGCGCGCATGTATGCCGGCGCGGGGGCCGCGCCGATGCTGACCGCCGCAGCCGCGTGGAACGACATCGCTGTCGAATTGAGCACCGTTGCTTCTTCCTTCGAGTCCGTCATTGTGCGGCTGAGCACCGAGGGATGGATGGGTCCCGCGTCGCTGTCGATGGTCGCGGCTGCGCAGCCGCTCCTGGTTTGGCTGAGCCACACCGCCGAGTCCTCGGCGCTCGCGGCGGCGCAGGCCTTGGCGTCCGCAGCCGCCTTTGAGACGGCGTATGCGACGACGGTGCCCCCCGCCGATGTTGCTGCCAACCGAGAGTTATTGGCCGAACTGACAGCGACCAACATCTTGGGGCAAAACGTGTCGGCCATCGCGGCTACCGAGGCGCGCTACGGCGAAATGTGGGCCCAAGACGCGGCGGCCATGTACGGCTACGCCGCCTCCTCCGCGGTAGCGGGCAGACTCAACCCGCTGGCGCGGCCGTCTCAGGTCACCAATCCGGCCGGGCTCGCCAACCAAGCCGCCGCTGTTGGCCAGGCCGCAGCCTCCGGTTCCGCACAGCAGGTGGCGCTGGGAAACCTGATTAGCAACCTCCCCGATGCCGCGCTAGGCCTCGCGTCCCCGGTCGCGGCGGCGGCCCAGGTGCCCGGGCTGGACACGATCATCCAGGATATCGACAAAATGCTCGGAAGTCTGTTCGTGTTCAACGCATTTCACGGCTTGGGCGGCATCGCGGACTATGCCACGGCATCCACGTCCACGGCCGTGTTCATGATGGGCGGTACCGACACCGTGGGTCACGCTAGCGGGGCCGCCGCGTTGGGACACACATTGCCATCAGCCGTCATCGGCGGGTCACGGTTTTCCGCCGCCCTGGGCACTGCACCGGCGGTCGGTCGCCTGACGGTGCCGGCAGGCTGGTCGACCGCGGCGCCGGCCATGACTGCCGCTGCGGCTGTGGACGGCACCAGCTGGGCGGTTCCCGCCGAGGAGGGCGAAACGATCGCGATGCTGGGTGCGCCGACAGCAGGAGCGGGCGTCAATGGTGCCGGTAGCGGCTCAGGTCCGCGGTACGGAGTCAAGCCGACCGTCATGCCCAGGCAATTCCTGGTCTGA
- a CDS encoding APC family permease yields the protein MATKTRSGLQETLGLRSAVLFGLAYMTPIIVLGIFGVIAERSHGGSAGSYLLATIALLFTAQSYGVMAKHFPVAGSAYTYVRKALDARVGFMVGWAVLLDYLFLPLVIWLIGGSYLQDQFPAVPFWMWIVGFAAITTTLNLVGLKVADRANFVLMTFQLLILVIFVALTIAHLVGTSQPLVSLRPFTGDAGLPAIAAGAAVAAYSFLGFDAVSTLTEETRDAKRTIPQAIMLIALIGGAIFITVAYVVSLVAPGSSFPNADSLSEGIARSIGGNLFGAIFLAALIIGQFTSGLAAQAAVSRLLYAMGRDGVLPRRVFGKVSERFHTPVFNIVLTGAVGLTAVLLSVATSTSFINFGAFTAFTLVNVSVVAYFLRHRDAGLPRWRYVVLPAMGAAVDLYLLTRLESDALIIGVSWAGIGFGYLLWLTRGLTREPPDLAGIAERT from the coding sequence GTGGCCACGAAGACCCGCTCCGGCCTGCAGGAGACGCTGGGCCTGCGATCGGCGGTGTTGTTCGGCCTGGCATACATGACCCCGATCATCGTGCTGGGCATCTTCGGGGTTATCGCCGAACGCTCGCACGGCGGCAGCGCCGGATCGTACCTGCTCGCCACCATCGCGTTGCTGTTCACCGCCCAGAGCTACGGCGTCATGGCGAAGCACTTTCCGGTCGCCGGATCTGCCTACACCTACGTGCGTAAAGCGCTCGACGCCCGGGTGGGGTTCATGGTCGGTTGGGCGGTCCTGCTGGACTACTTGTTTCTGCCATTGGTGATCTGGCTGATCGGCGGCTCTTATTTGCAGGACCAGTTCCCCGCTGTGCCGTTCTGGATGTGGATCGTAGGTTTCGCCGCCATCACCACGACGCTGAACCTCGTCGGACTGAAAGTGGCCGACCGCGCGAACTTCGTGTTGATGACGTTTCAACTGCTGATCTTGGTGATTTTCGTGGCATTGACGATCGCTCACCTCGTCGGCACATCGCAGCCACTGGTGTCGCTGAGGCCCTTCACCGGCGACGCCGGGCTGCCGGCCATTGCCGCCGGCGCCGCGGTGGCCGCGTACTCGTTTCTGGGCTTTGACGCGGTCAGCACACTGACCGAGGAAACCCGCGATGCCAAACGCACCATCCCGCAGGCCATCATGCTGATTGCGCTGATCGGCGGCGCCATCTTCATCACGGTCGCCTATGTTGTCAGCTTGGTCGCTCCGGGCAGTTCCTTTCCCAACGCCGATTCCCTCTCCGAGGGCATTGCCAGAAGCATCGGCGGCAACCTGTTCGGCGCTATATTCCTCGCCGCGCTCATCATTGGCCAGTTCACGTCCGGTCTCGCCGCACAAGCAGCAGTCTCGCGGCTGCTTTATGCCATGGGTCGCGATGGCGTCCTGCCTCGGCGCGTGTTCGGCAAGGTGTCGGAGAGGTTCCACACTCCGGTGTTCAACATCGTGCTGACGGGCGCGGTCGGTTTGACCGCGGTCCTGCTCAGTGTCGCGACCTCGACGTCGTTCATCAACTTCGGCGCGTTCACGGCCTTCACGCTGGTCAATGTGTCGGTCGTGGCGTACTTTCTGCGCCACCGCGACGCCGGGCTGCCTCGGTGGCGCTACGTGGTGTTGCCGGCCATGGGCGCCGCAGTCGATCTCTACCTGCTCACCCGCCTCGAGTCAGATGCCCTGATCATCGGAGTGTCGTGGGCCGGCATCGGGTTCGGCTACCTGCTCTGGCTCACCCGCGGCCTCACCCGGGAGCCGCCGGATCTCGCGGGCATAGCCGAGCGGACGTAG
- the dapB gene encoding 4-hydroxy-tetrahydrodipicolinate reductase encodes MRVGVLGAKGKVGATMVGAVAAAPDLTLSAEVDAGDPLSLLTDGDTEVVIDFTHPDVVMSNLEFLVENGIHAVVGTTGFTAERLQQVESWLVAKPDTAVLIAPNFAIGAVLSMHFAKQAARFFDSAEVIELHHPHKADAPSGTATRTAKLIAEARQGLPANPDATSTSLPGARGADVDGIPVHAVRLAGLVAHQEVLFGTEGETLSIRHDSIDRTSFAPGVLLAVRHVREHPGLTVGLEPLLNLQ; translated from the coding sequence ATGCGGGTGGGCGTGCTGGGAGCCAAAGGCAAGGTCGGGGCAACGATGGTGGGGGCGGTCGCGGCGGCGCCAGACCTGACCCTGTCGGCAGAGGTCGACGCTGGCGATCCGCTGAGCCTGCTCACCGATGGCGACACCGAGGTCGTCATCGACTTCACTCATCCGGACGTAGTGATGAGCAATCTGGAGTTCCTCGTCGAAAACGGAATTCACGCCGTGGTCGGCACCACGGGCTTTACCGCCGAGCGGCTGCAACAGGTGGAATCGTGGCTGGTCGCCAAACCCGACACAGCGGTGCTGATCGCGCCGAATTTCGCGATCGGGGCGGTGCTGTCCATGCACTTCGCCAAACAGGCGGCCCGGTTCTTCGACTCGGCGGAGGTCATCGAACTGCATCACCCCCACAAGGCAGACGCCCCCTCGGGCACCGCGACGCGCACCGCCAAGCTGATCGCAGAAGCCCGACAAGGCCTTCCCGCCAACCCGGACGCCACCAGCACCAGCCTGCCGGGAGCTCGCGGCGCCGACGTCGACGGCATCCCAGTGCACGCGGTGCGGCTGGCTGGTCTAGTCGCCCACCAAGAGGTCCTGTTCGGGACCGAGGGGGAGACGCTATCCATCCGCCACGACAGCATCGACCGCACATCATTTGCGCCGGGCGTGCTGTTGGCGGTACGCCACGTCCGGGAGCACCCCGGCCTCACGGTGGGTCTTGAGCCACTGCTCAATCTGCAATGA
- a CDS encoding flavodoxin family protein: MSRLLIVHHTPSPHMQEMFEAVLAGATDPEIEGVEVVRRPALTVSPVEMLEADGYLLGTPANLGYISGALKHAFDCAYYQLLDATRGRPFGVYLHGNEGTEGAERSLSGITTGLGWVRAAETVVVMGKPTKGDVEACWNLGATVAAGLMG, from the coding sequence GTGTCGCGACTGTTGATCGTCCACCACACGCCATCGCCGCACATGCAGGAGATGTTCGAGGCGGTCCTGGCCGGCGCCACCGACCCGGAGATCGAGGGCGTCGAGGTGGTGCGACGACCGGCCCTCACCGTCTCGCCGGTCGAAATGTTGGAGGCAGACGGCTACCTGCTGGGCACCCCGGCGAACCTCGGCTACATCTCAGGTGCTCTCAAGCACGCTTTTGACTGCGCCTACTACCAGCTGCTGGATGCGACGCGGGGGCGACCTTTCGGGGTCTATCTGCACGGCAACGAGGGCACCGAAGGCGCCGAGCGGAGTCTTTCCGGCATCACGACCGGGCTGGGTTGGGTGCGGGCCGCTGAGACGGTGGTGGTGATGGGCAAGCCGACCAAAGGCGACGTCGAAGCGTGCTGGAACCTCGGTGCGACGGTCGCCGCTGGGTTGATGGGCTGA
- a CDS encoding PDR/VanB family oxidoreductase: protein MSQSIWSTRPADLYGRRRRDRFSTVLWGVRVLLEGFAAMSRWKPSRVRPVQRKIAAVITQRELVAPDVVALTLADPDGGLLPSWTPGGHIDVVLPSGRRRQYSLCGLPGRRTDYRIAVRRIADGGGGSIEMHEAFDVGGTLVFEGPRNAFCLGTAERDVLFVIGGIGVTPILPMIQVAEQRGIDWRAIYAGRSREYMPFLDELVSVAPARVTIWADDEHRGFATVDDLLAGAGPTTAVYVCGPPPMLEAVRAARVEHADAPLHYERFSPPPIVDGIPFELELARSGTVLRVPANRSALEVMSDRDPTTAYSCQQGFCGTCKVKVLAGQVDRRGRTAEGDDEMLVCVSRAKSDRIVVDA from the coding sequence GTGTCGCAGAGCATCTGGTCCACTCGGCCGGCCGACCTCTACGGCCGTCGGAGGCGTGACCGATTCTCCACGGTGTTGTGGGGTGTGCGAGTGTTGCTCGAAGGATTTGCCGCGATGTCACGGTGGAAACCATCGCGGGTACGGCCGGTGCAGCGCAAGATTGCCGCGGTGATTACCCAGCGCGAACTGGTCGCCCCGGATGTGGTGGCGTTGACGCTGGCCGACCCCGATGGCGGACTGCTTCCGTCGTGGACGCCGGGTGGGCATATCGATGTGGTGCTGCCGTCGGGCCGGCGCCGGCAGTACTCGCTCTGTGGGCTGCCCGGGCGGCGCACGGACTACCGCATCGCCGTCCGCAGAATCGCCGACGGTGGCGGCGGTTCCATCGAGATGCACGAGGCTTTCGACGTGGGCGGCACCCTCGTGTTCGAGGGTCCCCGCAATGCCTTCTGCCTCGGTACGGCAGAGCGCGACGTGCTTTTCGTGATTGGCGGCATCGGAGTAACGCCGATCTTGCCGATGATCCAGGTGGCCGAACAGCGCGGAATCGACTGGCGCGCAATATATGCCGGACGCAGCCGAGAGTACATGCCGTTTCTGGATGAGCTGGTGTCGGTGGCGCCAGCACGGGTCACGATATGGGCCGACGACGAGCACAGGGGCTTCGCCACCGTCGACGACCTGCTGGCCGGCGCCGGCCCGACGACGGCCGTCTACGTGTGCGGACCACCCCCCATGCTGGAAGCGGTGCGCGCGGCCCGCGTGGAACATGCCGATGCGCCATTGCACTACGAGCGGTTCAGCCCGCCCCCGATCGTCGACGGTATTCCATTCGAATTAGAGCTTGCGCGATCAGGCACCGTGCTGCGCGTGCCTGCGAACCGGTCAGCGCTCGAGGTGATGAGCGACCGGGATCCGACGACCGCGTACTCCTGCCAGCAGGGCTTCTGCGGCACCTGCAAGGTCAAGGTGCTCGCTGGGCAGGTCGACCGTCGCGGTCGCACCGCAGAGGGCGACGACGAGATGCTGGTCTGCGTGTCGCGGGCAAAAAGCGACCGAATAGTCGTCGACGCCTGA